A window of Lentibacillus sp. Marseille-P4043 contains these coding sequences:
- a CDS encoding DUF4064 domain-containing protein, with protein MDEEMRSRPKDLEFTLGLIGGITGLLGSLLYIYFTFSLKDSYFAHHFLPGSTRGVASIIAIWMAYKVQYEVKKAGAIFIISGVWLFLLENVTKPSGIILVVVGFLCLYRK; from the coding sequence ATGGATGAAGAGATGCGATCACGCCCAAAGGATTTGGAATTTACCCTTGGATTAATTGGCGGTATTACAGGTCTTCTTGGATCCCTTTTGTACATATATTTTACGTTTTCATTGAAAGATAGCTACTTTGCTCATCACTTTCTGCCGGGTTCTACTAGGGGAGTTGCTTCTATAATTGCTATTTGGATGGCATATAAAGTCCAATATGAAGTGAAAAAGGCAGGGGCAATTTTTATTATTTCTGGTGTGTGGCTGTTTTTATTAGAGAACGTAACAAAGCCGTCGGGAATAATTTTAGTCGTTGTGGGGTTTTTGTGTTTGTATCGAAAATAA